Proteins encoded together in one Catellatospora citrea window:
- the fxsT gene encoding FxSxx-COOH system tetratricopeptide repeat protein, giving the protein MTDNRDGQVVTFYSYKGGTGRTMALANVAWILAANGKRVLVVDWDLESPGLHRFFTPFIGATVLSSTGGVIDLIRDYEWATTRDGRRQGESGTWHERYGSFASVQKYSFSLDWRGFPPGGTLDFLSAGLQNHDEYASTLAGINWDDFYENQDGGQFFDALRADMKRNYDYTLIDSRTGLSDVADICTIHLPDVLVDCFTLSDQGIEGSALVARTIQEKYGERKIRILPVPMRVDPAEKGKADAGRTVARQRFTGLPAGMSDAERHAYWSAMQVPYQAYYAYEESLATFGDDPGALGTLLHSYELLTSHITLGAVAELPPLEEAVRSRVAARFERRPTAVEDEVSLRYAPEDQVWAEWIDSMLVASGMRVKDPSSSGTEDGEDAPSGSARTLTIISQANADDEAAVVFPDHQTSRPPLAVYVADIPPLLNVPISNSAFLAGVTATTAAERIMALVGRTVTEAEELLAGSPRYPGEDSRVFNVPARNTRFTGREGDLRRLRAQLRTRARATVVLSGAQPIALQGMGGIGKTQLAIEYAHRFRSSYDVVWWINADQVGDIESSLMDLGGQLSIPMESSTPENARAVLQALSRGKLRWLLILDNAEDPDAMERLLKYTQGRVLITSRNPSWGEWATPMQVDVFQRRESVNHLSQRVPSIVPDEAYQIAELLGDLPIAIAAAGAWLADTGTRPEEYLRLIQSRGASAVLEAASEEVERTWDLSLSRLRERSQAAYRLFQLCSVLAPEISLELIYSDRLAAALEPFDPSVTEPMVRQSLVQQINRLALLRVDQRGESGQGRDRGGHILVHRVVQHVVRSRMTEQEVVEARRQVQQVLAAARPDGEVDDPKTWHRFRLLWPHLDVSDAINSSDEGVRRLLIDRLRYQWLLGDLASGRARGEQISQSWAARLDTLTDEAERTRLLRQLLHLRFNLANILREQGLLEEAKAMNEAVLAEQERLLGPEHPHTLMTAGGLAADLRGLGRYQEALERDTVTYGSWLERFGDDYPRTLAALNNLATTYRLMGDFRAARERDEQVYRRSRIVRGESHFNTLNTLGNIARDVRDAGDYERSVAMLRTVYDSYVAVHGEEAKGVLIAQSNLAISLRSAGHIEEALELHERAYERLNERVGPENPDTLTCRLSLALSLLVQEENARAERELEALTEKNRENLGTRHPHVLVCQYNLAIAYRVSGKPERAVELARTAADGLDEVLGRMHPYALSAQMNLAICLAATGALDPAAVLLDEVSARMAEVLGPEHPNTLRCVGNRALVAADRGEADAEAQLARVMERVVKRVGPTHPIIEALRQRRYLNRIIDPHPL; this is encoded by the coding sequence ATGACAGACAATCGCGACGGCCAGGTTGTCACCTTCTACTCCTACAAGGGCGGCACCGGCCGCACCATGGCACTGGCCAACGTCGCCTGGATCCTGGCCGCGAACGGCAAGCGGGTCCTGGTGGTGGACTGGGACCTCGAATCGCCCGGGCTGCACCGGTTCTTCACGCCGTTCATCGGCGCGACGGTGCTGTCCAGCACCGGCGGGGTGATCGATCTGATCCGCGACTACGAGTGGGCGACCACCCGCGACGGGCGTCGCCAGGGTGAGAGCGGCACCTGGCACGAGCGCTACGGGTCCTTCGCCAGCGTGCAGAAGTACTCGTTCTCGCTGGACTGGCGCGGGTTCCCGCCCGGCGGGACGCTGGACTTCCTCTCCGCGGGCCTGCAGAACCACGACGAGTATGCCTCGACCCTGGCCGGTATCAACTGGGACGACTTCTACGAGAACCAGGACGGCGGCCAGTTCTTCGACGCGCTGCGTGCGGACATGAAGCGGAACTACGACTACACGTTGATCGACAGCCGCACCGGCCTGAGCGACGTCGCCGACATCTGCACCATCCACCTGCCGGACGTGCTGGTGGACTGCTTCACCCTCAGCGACCAGGGTATCGAAGGCTCGGCGCTGGTGGCCCGGACCATCCAGGAGAAGTACGGCGAGCGCAAGATCCGGATCTTGCCGGTGCCGATGCGGGTCGACCCGGCGGAGAAGGGTAAGGCGGACGCCGGCCGCACCGTCGCCCGGCAGCGGTTCACCGGCCTGCCCGCAGGCATGTCCGATGCGGAGCGGCACGCCTACTGGAGCGCGATGCAGGTGCCGTACCAGGCCTACTACGCGTACGAGGAGTCGCTGGCGACGTTCGGCGACGACCCGGGGGCGCTGGGCACGCTGCTGCATTCGTACGAGCTGTTGACGTCGCACATCACCCTGGGCGCGGTCGCCGAGCTGCCGCCGCTGGAGGAAGCGGTCCGCAGCCGCGTCGCCGCCCGCTTCGAGCGGCGTCCCACCGCGGTCGAGGACGAGGTGAGCCTGCGCTACGCGCCCGAGGACCAGGTCTGGGCAGAGTGGATCGACAGCATGCTGGTCGCCTCCGGCATGCGGGTGAAAGACCCGTCGTCGTCGGGCACCGAGGACGGCGAGGACGCGCCGTCCGGCTCGGCCCGCACGCTGACCATCATCTCCCAGGCGAACGCGGACGACGAGGCCGCCGTGGTGTTCCCGGACCACCAAACCTCCCGGCCGCCCCTGGCGGTGTACGTGGCCGACATCCCGCCCCTGCTCAATGTTCCGATCTCGAACTCGGCGTTCCTGGCCGGGGTCACCGCCACCACCGCCGCCGAGCGGATCATGGCGCTGGTCGGCCGGACCGTCACCGAGGCCGAGGAACTGCTGGCGGGCAGCCCGCGCTATCCGGGCGAGGACAGCCGGGTGTTCAACGTGCCGGCCCGCAACACCCGTTTCACCGGTCGCGAGGGCGACCTGCGCAGGCTGCGCGCCCAACTGCGGACCCGGGCCCGGGCCACCGTCGTGCTGTCCGGCGCGCAGCCGATCGCGCTGCAGGGCATGGGCGGCATCGGCAAGACCCAGCTGGCCATCGAGTACGCCCACCGGTTCCGCTCGTCCTACGACGTCGTCTGGTGGATCAATGCCGATCAGGTCGGCGACATCGAGAGCTCGCTGATGGACCTCGGCGGGCAGCTGAGCATCCCGATGGAGTCCTCGACGCCGGAGAACGCCCGAGCCGTGCTGCAGGCGCTGAGCCGCGGCAAGCTGCGCTGGCTGCTCATCCTCGACAACGCCGAGGATCCCGACGCGATGGAGCGGCTGCTCAAGTACACCCAGGGCCGGGTGCTCATCACGTCGCGGAATCCGTCCTGGGGCGAGTGGGCCACGCCCATGCAGGTCGACGTGTTCCAGCGGCGGGAGAGTGTCAACCACCTCAGCCAGCGCGTGCCGTCGATCGTGCCCGACGAGGCGTACCAGATCGCGGAGCTGCTCGGCGACCTGCCGATCGCCATCGCGGCCGCGGGCGCCTGGCTAGCCGACACCGGCACCCGCCCGGAGGAGTACCTGCGGCTGATCCAGAGCCGTGGCGCCAGCGCCGTGCTGGAAGCCGCGTCCGAGGAGGTCGAGCGCACCTGGGACCTGTCGCTGAGCCGGCTCCGCGAGCGCTCCCAGGCGGCCTACCGGCTGTTCCAGCTGTGCTCGGTGCTGGCTCCGGAGATCTCGCTGGAGCTCATCTACAGCGACCGGCTCGCCGCCGCGCTGGAGCCGTTCGACCCCAGCGTCACCGAGCCGATGGTCCGGCAGTCCCTGGTGCAGCAGATCAACCGGCTCGCGCTGCTGCGCGTCGACCAGCGCGGCGAGAGCGGCCAGGGCCGCGACCGCGGCGGTCACATCCTGGTGCACCGGGTCGTGCAGCACGTGGTCCGCTCCCGGATGACCGAACAGGAGGTCGTCGAGGCGCGCCGGCAGGTGCAGCAGGTCCTCGCGGCGGCCCGGCCCGACGGCGAGGTCGACGACCCGAAGACGTGGCACCGGTTCCGCCTGCTGTGGCCCCATCTGGACGTGTCCGATGCGATCAACAGCTCGGACGAGGGCGTACGCCGCCTGCTCATCGACCGCCTGCGCTACCAGTGGCTGCTGGGCGACCTGGCCTCCGGCCGTGCCCGCGGCGAGCAGATCAGCCAGAGCTGGGCGGCGCGCCTGGACACGCTCACCGACGAGGCCGAGCGCACCCGGCTGCTGCGCCAGCTGCTCCACCTGCGCTTCAACCTGGCCAACATCCTCCGCGAGCAGGGCCTGCTGGAGGAGGCGAAGGCCATGAACGAGGCGGTGCTGGCAGAGCAGGAGCGGCTGCTCGGCCCCGAGCACCCGCACACCCTGATGACCGCGGGCGGTCTGGCCGCCGACCTGCGCGGCCTCGGCCGCTACCAGGAGGCGCTGGAACGGGACACGGTCACCTACGGGTCCTGGCTGGAGCGATTCGGCGACGACTACCCGCGCACCCTCGCCGCGCTGAACAACCTCGCCACGACCTACCGGCTCATGGGCGACTTCCGTGCCGCCCGCGAACGCGACGAGCAGGTGTACCGGCGCAGCCGGATCGTGCGCGGGGAGAGCCACTTCAACACCCTCAACACGCTCGGCAACATCGCCCGCGACGTGCGGGACGCGGGCGACTACGAGCGCTCGGTGGCGATGCTGCGCACGGTGTACGACTCGTACGTCGCCGTGCACGGCGAGGAGGCCAAGGGCGTCCTGATCGCACAGTCGAACCTGGCGATCTCGCTGCGCAGCGCCGGACACATCGAGGAGGCGCTGGAGCTGCACGAGCGGGCCTACGAACGCCTCAACGAGCGGGTCGGCCCGGAGAACCCGGACACGCTCACCTGCCGGCTCAGCCTCGCGCTGAGCCTGCTGGTGCAGGAGGAGAACGCCCGCGCCGAGCGGGAGCTGGAGGCGCTCACCGAGAAGAACCGGGAGAACCTGGGCACCCGCCACCCGCACGTGCTGGTGTGCCAGTACAACCTGGCCATCGCCTACCGGGTGTCCGGCAAGCCGGAGCGGGCGGTGGAACTGGCCCGGACCGCGGCCGACGGCCTCGACGAGGTGCTGGGCCGGATGCACCCGTATGCGCTGTCGGCCCAGATGAACCTGGCCATCTGCCTGGCCGCCACCGGTGCGCT
- the fsxC gene encoding FxsC protein, giving the protein MTAAEPSPEICFFLSYARPPSAAGEHWVRMFFKELQAQVAHEARRAGRLQPGGELGQGFADFLPRGPERDTAVARALGSARVLVPLYSPEYLERSTTRRERATFLQRVMNGSDSPPWWRIQAVLWTPVSATGHVSDLSRALELGEDFPEYTRHGLETMRRLSEHREHYDAVVRRLAGRIVAAAHQPLPVAAEPVAEADVPGQAPAEAATPFVIAVVAPSEGELPAQRQPACYGLHSVLWRPYRTSHLLGIADRTAQVARQFRMPDRIVDFADRDHLLVMYPGVILIDPWILAREDGRRRLQAAVEIAVSRQWVTLMVVVDRNDPQYAGRGSDLAREAMSMASAAQGSKLTREALEFEQNISRVVARNRRRYLSERPPPDGPPPTPRPRLRDPDDTGDPADPGPDPTVGEDR; this is encoded by the coding sequence GTGACGGCCGCCGAACCATCGCCGGAGATATGTTTCTTCCTCAGTTACGCCCGTCCGCCGTCGGCGGCGGGCGAGCACTGGGTGCGCATGTTCTTCAAGGAGCTGCAGGCGCAGGTCGCCCATGAGGCGCGCCGGGCGGGCCGGCTGCAGCCGGGCGGAGAGCTCGGACAGGGGTTCGCCGACTTCCTGCCGCGCGGACCCGAGCGCGACACCGCCGTGGCACGGGCCCTCGGTTCCGCGCGGGTCCTGGTCCCGCTGTACTCGCCCGAATACCTCGAACGTTCGACGACCCGGCGGGAGCGGGCCACCTTCCTGCAACGGGTGATGAACGGGTCGGACAGCCCGCCGTGGTGGCGCATCCAGGCGGTGCTCTGGACGCCGGTGAGCGCCACCGGGCACGTCTCCGACCTGTCCCGGGCGCTGGAGCTGGGCGAGGACTTCCCGGAGTACACCCGGCACGGTCTCGAGACGATGCGCCGGCTCAGCGAGCACCGCGAGCACTATGACGCGGTGGTGCGGCGGCTCGCCGGACGGATCGTCGCCGCGGCGCACCAGCCGCTGCCGGTCGCCGCCGAGCCGGTCGCCGAGGCCGACGTGCCCGGCCAGGCGCCCGCGGAGGCCGCGACACCGTTCGTGATCGCGGTGGTCGCGCCCTCGGAGGGGGAGCTCCCGGCGCAGCGGCAGCCCGCCTGTTACGGGTTGCACAGCGTGCTCTGGCGGCCGTACCGCACCAGCCACCTGCTCGGCATCGCCGATCGGACGGCACAGGTGGCCAGGCAGTTCCGGATGCCGGACCGGATCGTCGACTTCGCCGACCGGGATCACCTGCTCGTGATGTACCCGGGCGTGATCCTGATCGACCCGTGGATCCTCGCCCGCGAGGACGGCCGCCGGCGGTTGCAGGCCGCGGTCGAGATAGCGGTGTCGCGGCAGTGGGTCACGCTGATGGTCGTGGTCGACCGCAACGACCCGCAGTACGCCGGACGCGGCTCGGATCTGGCGCGGGAGGCGATGAGCATGGCGAGCGCGGCACAGGGCAGCAAGCTGACCCGTGAGGCACTCGAGTTCGAGCAGAACATCAGCAGGGTGGTGGCCCGCAACCGGCGGCGCTACCTGAGCGAGCGGCCCCCGCCCGACGGGCCGCCGCCGACGCCGCGACCGCGGCTGCGCGACCCCGACGACACCGGCGACCCGGCCGACCCCGGGCCGGACCCCACCGTGGGAGAGGACCGATGA
- a CDS encoding aminoglycoside N(3)-acetyltransferase, producing the protein MGGLTATRQRTAHDQVSLVRDLTTLGLPAGRDVLVHCSLRRIGRVDGGPGALLDAVREVIGPRATVVVPTQTSGNSTTSRAFRMATEGMDAAGRAAYESTLKGFDRHTSPSYGMGAFAEHVRCSPGALRSAHPQTSFAALGPRAESLTAGHLLESHLGEQSPLAGLYAADAVTLLLGVGYESCTALHLAEYRLRNPRPTRWYRCYVEVGGRRERHDFLGADLDDSSFPELGAAMDGRPFVRRGAFGDAEARVIDIRAAVDFAADWLSDR; encoded by the coding sequence ATGGGCGGCCTGACCGCGACGCGGCAGCGGACCGCCCATGATCAGGTGAGTCTGGTGCGCGACCTGACCACGCTGGGCCTGCCGGCCGGGCGGGACGTGCTGGTCCACTGCTCGCTGCGGCGGATCGGCCGGGTCGACGGCGGGCCGGGCGCGCTGCTGGACGCGGTGCGCGAGGTCATCGGTCCGCGGGCGACGGTCGTCGTGCCGACGCAGACGTCGGGCAATTCGACGACGAGTCGCGCTTTCCGGATGGCCACCGAAGGTATGGACGCGGCCGGTCGGGCCGCCTATGAATCGACGTTGAAAGGCTTCGACCGCCATACGAGTCCCTCGTATGGGATGGGCGCGTTCGCCGAACACGTGCGGTGTTCTCCCGGCGCGTTGCGCAGCGCCCACCCGCAGACGTCTTTCGCCGCACTCGGTCCCCGGGCGGAGTCGCTGACGGCGGGGCACCTCCTGGAGAGCCATCTGGGCGAGCAGTCCCCGCTGGCCGGTCTGTACGCGGCCGACGCGGTCACCCTGCTGCTCGGTGTCGGCTACGAGTCCTGCACCGCCCTGCACCTGGCCGAATACCGCCTGCGCAACCCGCGGCCGACCCGGTGGTACCGGTGTTACGTCGAGGTCGGGGGCCGGCGAGAGCGACACGACTTCCTCGGGGCCGATCTGGACGACAGCTCATTCCCGGAGCTGGGCGCGGCAATGGACGGCAGGCCATTCGTGCGGCGCGGGGCTTTCGGCGACGCCGAGGCCAGGGTCATCGACATCCGTGCGGCGGTCGATTTCGCCGCCGACTGGTTGAGTGATCGTTAA